From a region of the Molothrus ater isolate BHLD 08-10-18 breed brown headed cowbird unplaced genomic scaffold, BPBGC_Mater_1.1 matUn_MA697, whole genome shotgun sequence genome:
- the EMP3 gene encoding epithelial membrane protein 3 produces MHLLPAAVTALHLLILLLFFIATLDKGWWVLPDSQPLNLWYDCAPQNRSQGWECSSLGLSPLLRGVQGLMVSALLLSAFGLLLFLWQLLAGPRGRLFLPSAAAQLLAGLAALLGAGLFVAGGGGASVGGRPGHCPALAGLGGALALASGGGYLRLRTRD; encoded by the exons atgCATCTCCTCCCGGCCGCCGTCACCGCCCTTcatctcctcatcctcctcctcttcttcatcgCCACCCTGGATAAG ggctgGTGGGTGCTGCCGGACTCACAGCCCCTGAACCTCTGGTACGACTGCGCCCCCCAAAACcgatcccagggctgggagtgcagcagCCTCGGGCTCAGCC ccctgctgcggGGGGTGCAGGGGTTGATGGTTTCCGCCCTGCTGCTCTCGGCCTTCggcctcctcctcttcctctggcagctgctggcgGGGCCCCGCGGGCGCCTCTTCCTGCCCTCGGccgctgcccagctgctggcag ggctggcgGCGCTGTTGGGGGCGGGGCTGTTTGTGGCcggagggggcggggccagcgTTGGGGGCCGCCccgggcactgcccagcactggccgggctgggcggggcCCTGGCTCTGGCCAGCGGGGGAGGGTACCTGCGGCTGCGGACACGCGACTGA